One genomic segment of Ricinus communis isolate WT05 ecotype wild-type chromosome 5, ASM1957865v1, whole genome shotgun sequence includes these proteins:
- the LOC8269351 gene encoding uncharacterized protein LOC8269351 isoform X1: MPNWELKNCCQHDQVVFLVTIGVFSLVILALWRTILMTPFKLITVFLHEASHAIACKLTCGDVEGIQVHANEGGVTQTRGGIYWVILPAGYLGSSFWGMALILASTNLTTARIAAGCLGVALLVVLFIAQNWTLRGLCIGFIIFLAVVWILQETTTVRILRYVILFIGVMNSLFSVYDIYDDLISRRVHSSDAEKFAELCPCPCTGVGWGVIWGMISFTFLCGSIYLGLVILS; the protein is encoded by the exons atGCCGAATTGGGAACTCAAGAACTGTTGCCAGCACGACCAGGTCGTCTTCTTAGTCACCATCGGTGTCTTCTCCCTTGTTATCCTTGCG CTATGGAGGACAATACTAATGACGCCTTTTAAGCTCATTACCGTATTTTTGCATGAAGCAAGTCATGCAATTGCTTGCAAACTTACATGTGGTGAT GTAGAAGGAATTCAGGTTCATGCAAATGAAGGTGGGGTGACACAAACACGTGGTGGTATCTATTGGGTGATCTTGCCTGCTGGAT ATCTTGGTTCATCATTTTGGGGGATGGCTTTGATACTTGCATCCACGAATCTGACTACTGCAAGGATAGCTGCTGGTTGTTTAGGTGTTGCATTATTGGTCGTGCTCTTTATTGCTCAAAAT TGGACACTTCGAGGTCTTTGTATTG GATTCATTATTTTCCTTGCTGTTGTTTGGATATTGCAAGAAACAACAACAGTACGGATTCTTCGTTATGTCATTCTGTTCATTG GAGTTATGAACAGCTTGTTTTCAGTTTATG ATATTTATGATGACCTAATATCTCGAAGAGTTCACTCTAGTGATGCTGAGAAGTTCGCAGAACTTTGCCCTTGTCCTTGTACTGGCGTTGGTTGGGGAGTGATTTG GGGAATGATAtcatttacttttctttgtggATCCATATATCTTGGACTTGTGATCTTATCTTGA
- the LOC8269351 gene encoding uncharacterized protein LOC8269351 isoform X2: MPNWELKNCCQHDQVVFLVTIGVFSLVILAVEGIQVHANEGGVTQTRGGIYWVILPAGYLGSSFWGMALILASTNLTTARIAAGCLGVALLVVLFIAQNWTLRGLCIGFIIFLAVVWILQETTTVRILRYVILFIGVMNSLFSVYDIYDDLISRRVHSSDAEKFAELCPCPCTGVGWGVIWGMISFTFLCGSIYLGLVILS; this comes from the exons atGCCGAATTGGGAACTCAAGAACTGTTGCCAGCACGACCAGGTCGTCTTCTTAGTCACCATCGGTGTCTTCTCCCTTGTTATCCTTGCG GTAGAAGGAATTCAGGTTCATGCAAATGAAGGTGGGGTGACACAAACACGTGGTGGTATCTATTGGGTGATCTTGCCTGCTGGAT ATCTTGGTTCATCATTTTGGGGGATGGCTTTGATACTTGCATCCACGAATCTGACTACTGCAAGGATAGCTGCTGGTTGTTTAGGTGTTGCATTATTGGTCGTGCTCTTTATTGCTCAAAAT TGGACACTTCGAGGTCTTTGTATTG GATTCATTATTTTCCTTGCTGTTGTTTGGATATTGCAAGAAACAACAACAGTACGGATTCTTCGTTATGTCATTCTGTTCATTG GAGTTATGAACAGCTTGTTTTCAGTTTATG ATATTTATGATGACCTAATATCTCGAAGAGTTCACTCTAGTGATGCTGAGAAGTTCGCAGAACTTTGCCCTTGTCCTTGTACTGGCGTTGGTTGGGGAGTGATTTG GGGAATGATAtcatttacttttctttgtggATCCATATATCTTGGACTTGTGATCTTATCTTGA